A genomic segment from Corylus avellana chromosome ca5, CavTom2PMs-1.0 encodes:
- the LOC132181725 gene encoding uncharacterized protein LOC132181725: protein MSLNLILKSSRPCYVTTFAMVRGSSARFDFACTVCGKKIYVAGGQCALGSARGISSAEVYDPVLETWEALPNMSTLRYKCVGVTWQGRVHVVGGFAGRGDSWDTKERSSAEMYDPDGARWKVIVRMWQLDVPPNQIVGVGGKLFSSGNCLNSWKGHIEAYDEELSIWKVVEGSTNMSFPISTPTNEQRLYLTMAPIGTDLYFMGGYRMPAEGDVSRIKSVVHVFKTTSNGGKWRSFEPIVEVEEKELCSHGCVVG from the coding sequence ATGTCGTTGAACTTGATCTTGAAGTCCTCTCGTCCGTGCTACGTTACGACGTTCGCGATGGTGCGTGGTTCAAGTGCGCGGTTTGATTTTGCATGCACCGTGTGCGGCAAGAAAATTTACGTCGCCGGCGGACAATGCGCATTGGGTAGCGCGAGGGGGATATCGTCGGCGGAGGTGTACGACCCGGTGCTGGAAACGTGGGAAGCTCTGCCGAACATGAGCACGTTGAGGTACAAATGTGTCGGGGTGACATGGCAAGGGAGAGTCCACGTGGTGGGAGGGTTTGCGGGGAGAGGAGATTCGTGGGACACGAAGGAACGGAGTTCGGCTGAGATGTACGACCCAGATGGTGCCAGGTGGAAAGTGATTGTGAGGATGTGGCAACTCGATGTGCCACCCAATCAAATTGTAGGGGTTGGTGGGAAGCTATTTAGCTCCGGGAATTGCCTGAATTCTTGGAAGGGTCATATTGAGGCGTACGATGAGGAGCTGAGCATATGGAAAGTTGTCGAAGGATCAACAAACATGTCGTTTCCGATTTCGACGCCCACAAATGAGCAGCGGCTTTACCTTACAATGGCACCAATTGGGACCGACCTTTACTTCATGGGAGGCTATCGAATGCCTGCAGAGGGGGACGTGTCGAGAATCAAGTCGGTTGTTCACGTTTTCAAGACGACGTCGAATGGGGGTAAATGGAGGAGCTTTGAGCCAATAGTAGAGGTAGAGGAAAAAGAGCTTTGTAGCCACGGCTGTGTTGTTGGTTAG
- the LOC132181428 gene encoding indole-3-acetic acid-amido synthetase GH3.10, whose translation MEAAVTTNNKSSAKYGYDIIDWFDNLSENAGKVQTQTLRRILELNHGVEYLKKWLGDINIHEMDSCALESLFTSMVPLASHADFEPYILRIADGDTSSSLTQQPMTTLSLSSGTTEGRQKYVPFTRHSAQTTLQILRLAAAYRSRVYPIREGGKILEFIYSSKQFKTKGGLAVGTATTHYYASEEFKIKQEITKSFTCSPEEVISSGDYKQSTYCHLLLGLFFSKEVEFITSTFAYSIVQAFSAFEENWKEICNDIREGSLSQRINLPKMRKSVLKIISPHPCLASKIEGCCEELQNLNWGGLIPKLWPNAKYVCSILTGSMQPYKKKLRHYAGELPLVSADYGSTESWIGVNVDPSLPPEKVTFAVIPSFSYFEFIPLYRQKQGRFSPIDDLAEDEPVPLSEVKVGQEYEIVLTTFTVFTLPCVQGYIGTG comes from the exons ATGGAAGCAGCTGTGACGACCAACAACAAGAGCAGCGCCAAATACGGCTATGACATCATCGACTGGTTCGACAACCTGTCGGAGAACGCCGGAAAAGTTCAAACTCAGACACTTCGCCGGATTCTTGAGCTCAACCACGGTGTCGAATATCTCAAAAAATGGTTGGGGGACATCAATATCCATGAGATGGACTCATGTGCCCTTGAATCTCTTTTCACATCCATGGTTCCCCTTGCCTCACATGCAGATTTTGAGCCTTATATTCTGAGAATTGCAGATGGGGATACTTCTTCTTCGCTCACTCAACAGCCTATGACTACTCTCTCCTTaag TTCTGGAACAACAGAAGGAAGACAGAAGTACGTGCCCTTTACACGCCATAGTGCCCAGACCACTCTTCAGATTCTTAGGTTGGCAGCAGCTTACAGATCAAG GGTTTATCCAATAAGAGAAGGAGGGAAGATTCTAGAGTTCATTTACAGCAGCAAACAGTTCAAAACAAAAGGAGGATTAGCAGTAGGAACAGCCACAACCCACTACTATGCAAGCGAGGAGTTCAAGATCAAACAAGAAATAACAAAGTCTTTCACTTGCAGCCCAGAAGAAGTAATTTCAAGTGGAGATTACAAGCAATCCACCTACTGCCATCTCCTCCTGGGGCTCTTCTTTTCCAAAGAAGTAGAGTTTATAACCTCCACCTTTGCCTACAGCATAGTGCAGGCGTTTAGTGCTTTTGAAGAGAATTGGAAAGAAATATGCAATGACATCAGAGAAGGCAGCCTGAGTCAAAGAATCAATTTACCAAAAATGAGAAAATCTGTCTTGAAAATCATCTCCCCACACCCTTGTTTGGCTTCAAAAATCGAAGGGTGCTGTGAGGAGTTACAAAATCTGAATTGGGGTGGTTTGATTCCTAAGCTTTGGCCAAATGCAAAATATGTTTGTTCTATACTCACAGGCTCAATGCAaccatacaagaaaaaattaaGGCATTATGCTGGAGAGTTGCCGCTAGTGAGTGCTGATTATGGATCAACTGAGAGCTGGATTGGGGTGAATGTGGATCCCTCTCTACCCCCAGAGAAAGTCACCTTTGCAGTAATTCCCTCTTTTTCTTACTTCGAGTTCATACCACTTTATAGACAGAAACAAGGTCGCTTTTCCCCCATTGATGACTTGGCAGAAGATGAACCAGTCCCACTCTCCGAAGTCAAGGTGGGACAAGAGTATGAGATTGTCCTTACTACTTTTACCG TTTTCACATTGCCATGCGTACAGGGCTATATAGGTACCGGTTAG